A single region of the Dyella humicola genome encodes:
- a CDS encoding TIM-barrel domain-containing protein — protein MRARLLALALLAAIAGTPAAGTESQSAVTTDRLSLALAQGKLELRWLASGIVQLRVTGADAAPATPVIDAQASFAAVTATLEQQGDEQVLRSDQLTLRWNPRRAQLRMEDHDGRLLLTADLAHAADGRWSLRHAKGDPQYGIGGLNAFDAATGDLLREGKQVATAGNQGHTGAPLVWSTAGYGVLADAEPARFDLSDTTIGIHAEHEPVRTLYLLAGSPAELFAGVRQLSGAAPMFPKWAMGFTNSQWGIDQKEALALVDTYRAKHIPIDNFTFDFDWKAWGQDNGEFRWNTDKFPDGPDGALKQAMDRRGMHMTGIMKPRVHVDTVEGREATEHGYWLAQSKPAPDYFSHKTVRDIDFDNPAARAWFFNEALRHSYDTGIVGWWNDEADDSGVDSQFLNMQRALYDGQRAHGAQRVWSVNRNFYLGSQRYAYGVWSGDIQSGFASMAAQRQRMLAAFDVGAMHWGMDGGGFKAPRPSDENYARWIQFGAFTPMFRVHGDFGQKRQPWAYGPVAEKAATDAIRLRYALIPYIYAYEYRNHVHGVGLVRPLQFEYPNDPAQRDRIDAWMFGQYLLVSPVVEQGQTRKQLALPKGRWIGYADGKVYEGGKDVTLPVDATGWSDIPLFIREGAIIPQQASMDYVDEKPLTTLDVNVFPAHDQTHFDYYDDDGNTYGYEQGDYFLQSLSVKRQDGVVTFDAGAPSGSYQPALRHYVLAFHGDVAGTVNNDGHALPRFDGVEALRDAPGEGWARGKDRYGEVTYVKITAGADRHVQLTSTADQP, from the coding sequence ATGCGCGCACGCCTGCTCGCTCTGGCCCTGCTTGCCGCCATCGCCGGCACGCCGGCGGCGGGTACCGAAAGCCAAAGTGCGGTGACGACGGATCGCCTTTCGCTCGCGTTGGCGCAGGGCAAGCTGGAGTTGCGTTGGCTCGCGTCGGGCATCGTGCAGTTGCGCGTCACAGGCGCGGACGCGGCACCGGCCACGCCGGTCATCGACGCGCAGGCCAGTTTCGCCGCGGTGACGGCCACGCTGGAACAGCAGGGCGACGAGCAGGTGTTGCGCTCGGATCAGTTGACGCTGCGCTGGAATCCCCGCCGCGCCCAGTTGCGCATGGAGGATCACGACGGTCGCCTGTTGCTCACCGCAGATCTTGCACATGCCGCCGACGGGCGCTGGTCGCTACGCCACGCCAAGGGCGATCCGCAATACGGCATCGGCGGCCTCAATGCCTTCGATGCGGCGACCGGTGACTTGCTGCGCGAGGGCAAGCAGGTCGCGACGGCGGGCAACCAGGGCCACACCGGCGCACCGCTGGTATGGAGCACGGCCGGCTATGGCGTGCTCGCCGATGCCGAACCGGCCCGTTTCGACCTATCGGATACGACGATCGGCATTCATGCCGAGCATGAACCCGTGCGCACGCTCTATCTGCTGGCGGGTTCGCCGGCAGAGCTCTTCGCCGGAGTACGCCAGTTGAGCGGCGCGGCACCGATGTTTCCGAAGTGGGCGATGGGCTTCACCAACAGCCAGTGGGGCATCGACCAGAAGGAAGCGCTGGCGCTGGTGGACACCTATCGCGCCAAGCACATTCCTATCGACAACTTCACCTTCGACTTCGACTGGAAGGCCTGGGGCCAGGACAACGGCGAGTTCCGCTGGAACACCGACAAGTTTCCCGATGGTCCCGACGGCGCGCTGAAGCAGGCCATGGATCGTCGCGGCATGCACATGACCGGCATCATGAAGCCGCGCGTGCACGTGGATACGGTCGAAGGTCGCGAGGCCACTGAACACGGCTATTGGCTGGCCCAGTCAAAGCCGGCGCCGGACTATTTCTCGCACAAGACCGTGCGCGACATCGATTTCGACAACCCGGCGGCACGCGCCTGGTTCTTCAACGAAGCGCTCAGGCATTCCTACGACACCGGCATCGTCGGCTGGTGGAACGACGAGGCGGACGATAGCGGCGTCGACTCCCAGTTCCTCAATATGCAGCGCGCGCTGTACGACGGCCAGCGTGCCCACGGCGCGCAGCGCGTGTGGTCGGTCAATCGCAACTTCTACCTCGGTTCGCAACGCTACGCCTATGGCGTGTGGTCCGGCGATATCCAGAGCGGCTTCGCCAGCATGGCGGCGCAGCGCCAGCGCATGCTGGCGGCATTCGATGTCGGCGCGATGCATTGGGGCATGGATGGTGGCGGCTTCAAGGCGCCCCGCCCCAGCGACGAGAACTACGCACGCTGGATCCAGTTTGGTGCGTTCACGCCGATGTTCCGCGTGCATGGCGACTTCGGCCAGAAGCGCCAGCCCTGGGCCTATGGCCCGGTGGCCGAGAAGGCGGCGACGGATGCGATCCGCCTGCGCTACGCGCTGATTCCGTACATCTATGCTTACGAATATCGGAACCACGTACACGGCGTGGGCCTGGTGCGACCGTTGCAGTTCGAATATCCAAACGATCCCGCGCAGCGCGATCGCATCGATGCCTGGATGTTCGGTCAATACCTGCTGGTGTCGCCTGTCGTGGAGCAGGGCCAGACCCGCAAGCAGCTGGCCTTGCCCAAGGGGCGCTGGATTGGCTATGCGGACGGCAAGGTCTACGAAGGCGGCAAGGACGTCACGCTGCCGGTCGATGCGACGGGCTGGAGCGACATCCCGCTGTTCATTCGCGAAGGCGCGATCATCCCGCAACAGGCGTCGATGGACTACGTCGACGAAAAGCCGTTGACCACGCTCGACGTCAACGTGTTCCCCGCCCATGACCAGACGCACTTCGACTACTACGACGATGACGGCAACACGTATGGCTACGAGCAGGGCGATTACTTTCTGCAGTCGCTCTCGGTCAAGCGCCAGGACGGCGTGGTGACGTTCGACGCGGGCGCTCCCTCGGGCAGCTATCAGCCGGCATTGCGGCACTACGTTCTTGCGTTTCACGGCGACGTGGCAGGCACCGTGAACAATGACGGGCATGCTTTGCCCCGTTTCGATGGCGTGGAAGCCTTGCGTGACGCCCCAGGCGAAGGCTGGGCGCGCGGCAAGGATCGCTACGGGGAAGTTACTTATGTGAAGATCACGGCGGGCGCGGACCGCCATGTGCAACTCACTTCCACAGCGGACCAGCCATGA